From a region of the Synechococcus sp. PCC 7502 genome:
- a CDS encoding long-chain acyl-[acyl-carrier-protein] reductase: MFGLIGHLTSLAHAQAVAKDLGYDEYAGQGLEFWCMAPPQIVDDITVTSITGQVIQGKYVESCFLPEMLAAKQFKAATRKIINAMVYAQKQGIDITALGGFSSIIFETFNLSQIRQVRNIHLEIEKFTTGNTHTAYILCRQVEESCSKFGIDLAKATVAVCGATGDIGSAVCRWLDARTDVKELVLVARNQERLHDLRSQLGRGKVMGIEEALPIADVVVWVASMAKGMEIDISTLKRPCILIDGGYPKNMATAIQVPDVHVINGGIVEHSIDIDWKIMNIVSMSAPARHLFACFAESMLLEFEGWHTNFSWGRNQITIENMDKIGAVSIKHGFRPLIA; the protein is encoded by the coding sequence ATGTTTGGTTTGATCGGACATCTCACCAGTCTCGCCCATGCTCAGGCTGTGGCAAAGGACTTAGGCTATGACGAATATGCAGGACAGGGGCTAGAGTTTTGGTGCATGGCTCCGCCGCAAATTGTAGATGACATTACTGTAACTAGTATCACAGGGCAAGTGATCCAAGGTAAATATGTAGAATCTTGCTTTTTACCTGAAATGCTTGCCGCAAAACAGTTTAAGGCTGCCACTCGTAAGATTATTAATGCTATGGTCTATGCCCAAAAGCAGGGTATTGATATTACGGCTTTAGGAGGATTTTCTTCGATTATTTTTGAAACTTTTAACCTGAGCCAAATTCGCCAAGTTCGGAACATTCATCTGGAAATCGAAAAGTTCACCACGGGGAATACCCACACCGCCTATATTCTCTGTCGGCAAGTTGAAGAAAGCTGCAGCAAATTTGGCATTGATTTAGCTAAGGCAACTGTTGCAGTATGTGGTGCCACAGGCGATATTGGTAGTGCTGTATGTAGATGGTTAGATGCCCGTACCGATGTTAAGGAATTAGTATTAGTAGCCCGTAATCAAGAACGCTTGCATGATCTGCGATCGCAACTAGGACGAGGTAAGGTGATGGGCATAGAAGAGGCTTTACCCATTGCTGATGTGGTGGTGTGGGTAGCAAGTATGGCTAAGGGCATGGAAATAGATATATCCACTCTCAAGCGTCCCTGCATTTTGATTGATGGTGGTTACCCCAAGAATATGGCTACAGCAATTCAAGTGCCTGATGTCCATGTGATTAATGGTGGCATTGTTGAGCATTCCATTGATATTGACTGGAAAATCATGAATATTGTTAGTATGAGTGCACCTGCTCGCCACCTATTTGCCTGTTTTGCTGAGTCCATGTTGTTGGAATTTGAAGGCTGGCATACTAATTTTTCTTGGGGACGTAACCAAATCACCATTGAAAATATGGATAAGATTGGCGCAGTTTCGATTAAGCATGGATTTCGTCCATTAATTGCCTAA
- a CDS encoding saccharopine dehydrogenase-like oxidoreductase, whose protein sequence is MVIKVGILGFGGLGQAALKLLSTKQEMLCVALADQKGYVYASQGIDVNKAIATYQAKGSVGYLESGVLSDQSIKALISNPNHNVSGYFLALPNLPNTFMASVAKEFISSGWQGVLVDAIKRTSAVEQLIGLSEDLKASGITYLTGCGATPGLLTAAAAIAAQSFAEVHKVEIQFGVGIANWSAYRATIREDIAHMPGYTVDIAQAMTDAEVEALLDKTNGLITLEHMEHADDILLERLGICSRDRVTVGGVVDTRNPKKPLSTNMKLTGRTFEGKISTHTFTLGDETSMAANVCGTAFGYLKAAQAFHQKSIHGLFTSAEVMPLFVQ, encoded by the coding sequence ATGGTAATTAAAGTAGGAATCCTTGGGTTTGGCGGTTTAGGACAAGCAGCACTCAAATTATTAAGCACCAAACAGGAAATGCTTTGTGTTGCCCTTGCCGATCAAAAAGGTTATGTATATGCTTCTCAAGGTATAGATGTTAATAAGGCGATCGCTACATACCAAGCAAAAGGATCTGTGGGTTATTTAGAATCAGGAGTTTTAAGTGATCAAAGCATCAAAGCATTAATTAGTAATCCCAACCATAATGTTAGTGGCTATTTTCTGGCATTACCAAATTTACCGAATACTTTTATGGCAAGTGTAGCTAAGGAATTTATTAGCTCTGGCTGGCAAGGAGTTTTAGTAGATGCCATTAAGCGCACCAGTGCCGTTGAGCAACTCATTGGTTTATCTGAGGACTTAAAGGCAAGTGGCATTACCTATCTGACAGGTTGTGGAGCTACACCAGGTTTATTAACAGCAGCAGCAGCGATTGCCGCCCAAAGTTTTGCCGAAGTTCATAAAGTTGAAATTCAATTTGGGGTAGGAATTGCTAACTGGTCTGCCTATCGTGCCACAATTCGGGAAGATATTGCCCACATGCCCGGTTATACAGTGGATATTGCCCAAGCCATGACCGATGCTGAGGTAGAGGCATTATTAGATAAAACCAATGGTTTAATTACCCTTGAGCATATGGAACATGCCGATGATATTTTGTTGGAAAGATTAGGAATTTGCAGCCGTGATCGCGTTACTGTGGGTGGTGTTGTTGATACTCGTAATCCTAAAAAACCCCTCAGCACTAATATGAAATTAACAGGTCGCACCTTTGAGGGCAAAATTTCTACCCATACTTTTACACTTGGCGATGAAACCAGTATGGCAGCAAATGTCTGTGGTACTGCCTTTGGCTATCTTAAAGCGGCTCAAGCTTTCCATCAGAAATCAATCCACGGGCTATTCACCTCAGCCGAAGTGATGCCTTTGTTTGTTCAGTGA
- a CDS encoding NAD-dependent succinate-semialdehyde dehydrogenase, giving the protein MAIATTNPTTGEVIQTFTPLTSEEISAKIAIAHQAFHSYKSIPLPQRSEWLKQAADILEADKYRLGAIATLEMGKTLKSAIAEVEKCAVGCRYYAEHGAKFLQDVTVPTDARLSFVRYQPLGIILAVMPWNFPYWQVFRFAAPALMAGNVGLLKHASNVPQCALAIAEIIEQAGFPSGVFQTLLIGAGQVEQIMRDPRVKAATLTGSEAAGQSLATIAGHELKKTVLELGGSDPFIVLKTANIDLAVQTAVSARMINNSQSCIAAKRFILEETIAEEFQIKLVQAYQKLKVGDPMQPDTDLGPLATSQIRAEIHQQVQHSLTQGAKLLIGGEFDPEQIGNFYPPTILTNIPKSAPAYSEEMFGPVASLFRVPDLDAAIALANDTSLGLGASAWTEDQHECDRLVNEIEAGSVFINGMVKSDCSLPFGGIKRSGYGRELGMLGMQEFLNIKTVWIK; this is encoded by the coding sequence ATGGCGATCGCTACTACAAATCCCACCACAGGCGAGGTCATTCAGACTTTTACCCCATTAACTAGTGAGGAAATTTCCGCAAAAATTGCGATCGCGCACCAAGCATTTCATAGTTATAAATCTATACCCTTACCACAAAGATCAGAATGGCTGAAACAGGCGGCGGATATTTTAGAAGCAGATAAATACCGACTAGGAGCGATCGCTACCCTCGAAATGGGAAAAACCTTAAAAAGTGCCATTGCCGAAGTGGAAAAATGCGCCGTAGGCTGTCGTTACTATGCCGAACATGGTGCCAAATTTCTCCAAGATGTGACTGTACCCACCGATGCTAGGCTTAGCTTTGTCCGCTATCAACCCTTAGGAATTATTTTAGCGGTCATGCCTTGGAATTTTCCCTACTGGCAAGTATTTAGGTTTGCTGCTCCTGCTCTCATGGCTGGTAATGTGGGTTTACTTAAACATGCTTCTAATGTGCCGCAATGTGCCTTAGCGATCGCCGAAATTATCGAACAGGCAGGATTTCCATCGGGGGTATTTCAAACTCTTTTAATTGGCGCAGGACAAGTAGAACAGATTATGCGTGACCCTAGGGTTAAAGCCGCCACTCTTACTGGTAGTGAAGCTGCGGGACAGAGCTTAGCCACGATTGCAGGACATGAACTCAAAAAAACGGTTTTGGAACTGGGAGGCAGTGATCCGTTTATTGTCTTGAAAACTGCGAATATCGATTTGGCAGTCCAAACCGCAGTCTCAGCCCGCATGATTAATAATAGTCAATCCTGTATTGCTGCCAAACGCTTTATCTTAGAAGAGACGATCGCCGAAGAATTTCAAATAAAACTGGTACAGGCATACCAAAAGCTGAAAGTTGGTGACCCCATGCAGCCTGATACTGATTTGGGACCTTTAGCGACATCACAAATTCGTGCCGAAATCCATCAACAGGTTCAACATTCCCTTACCCAAGGTGCAAAACTATTAATTGGCGGAGAGTTTGATCCCGAACAAATTGGTAATTTTTATCCGCCCACAATCCTAACTAATATTCCAAAATCTGCTCCCGCTTATAGCGAAGAAATGTTTGGTCCCGTTGCCAGCCTATTTCGAGTTCCCGACCTAGATGCAGCGATCGCCCTTGCTAATGATACATCCCTAGGGTTAGGAGCCAGTGCCTGGACAGAAGATCAACATGAATGCGATCGCTTGGTGAATGAGATCGAGGCAGGATCGGTATTTATTAATGGCATGGTGAAATCCGATTGCAGTTTACCCTTTGGAGGCATTAAGCGATCGGGTTATGGGCGAGAGTTGGGGATGCTGGGGATGCAGGAGTTTTTAAATATTAAGACCGTTTGGATTAAATAG
- a CDS encoding Uma2 family endonuclease has protein sequence MTVTTHKFSSEQYHLMAIAGVFVPETRLELIKGEIIKMSPIGRKHAACVAKLQYLLHQNFANRSIIWTQNSIMLDDGSEPQPDLTLLKLRDDFYAERLPIPEDILLIIEVADSTINYDRDIKIPLYAEFGIPEAWLIDVNNKNLIRYTNPNLRGYKNTESLDGSDMASVLGVEIAVKDILG, from the coding sequence ATGACTGTTACCACCCATAAATTTAGCTCCGAACAGTATCACCTGATGGCGATCGCAGGTGTATTTGTTCCCGAAACTCGCCTAGAGTTAATTAAAGGAGAAATTATTAAAATGTCACCGATTGGGAGAAAGCACGCTGCTTGTGTTGCCAAACTGCAATACTTGTTGCATCAAAATTTTGCAAACAGATCAATTATCTGGACACAAAATTCTATTATGTTAGACGATGGCTCTGAACCACAGCCAGATTTAACTCTTTTAAAATTGCGTGATGATTTTTATGCGGAGAGATTACCTATCCCAGAGGATATTCTATTAATTATTGAAGTGGCAGATAGCACCATTAACTATGATCGTGACATTAAGATACCTTTGTATGCAGAATTTGGAATTCCTGAAGCATGGTTAATTGATGTCAATAATAAAAACCTGATCAGATATACAAATCCTAATCTGAGGGGATATAAGAATACAGAGAGTCTAGATGGGAGTGATATGGCTTCAGTTTTAGGGGTCGAAATTGCAGTAAAGGATATTTTGGGATAA
- the lipA gene encoding lipoyl synthase, which yields MVVKPDWLRVKAPQWQRVGSVKETLRDLGLNTVCEEASCPNIGECFSIGTATFLIMGPACTRACPYCDIDFEKKPQALDPTEPDRLAIAVQRLGLKHVVITSVNRDDLADGGASQFIKCIEKVKKLMPKTTIEVLIPDLCGNWQALETILSAHPHVLNHNTETVPRLYKRTRPQGDYQRTMELLRLTKELAPWVYTKSGLMVGLGETETEVIEVMQDLRQIDCDILTIGQYLQPSQKHLNVQEFVHPDRFASWQKVGEEMGFLQVVSSPLTRSSYHAEEVEKLMQLYPR from the coding sequence ATGGTAGTTAAACCCGACTGGCTTAGAGTGAAAGCACCCCAATGGCAAAGAGTGGGTAGTGTTAAGGAAACCCTGCGAGATTTGGGCTTAAATACTGTGTGTGAAGAAGCATCCTGCCCTAATATTGGTGAATGTTTTAGCATTGGTACCGCCACATTTTTGATCATGGGTCCCGCCTGCACCCGTGCCTGCCCTTACTGCGATATTGATTTTGAAAAAAAGCCCCAAGCCCTTGATCCTACCGAACCTGATCGCCTAGCAATCGCAGTCCAACGCTTAGGGTTAAAGCATGTGGTAATTACCTCTGTGAATCGAGATGACTTGGCAGATGGTGGAGCTTCGCAGTTTATAAAGTGTATTGAGAAAGTTAAAAAGCTCATGCCTAAGACCACCATAGAAGTCCTAATTCCCGACCTGTGCGGCAATTGGCAAGCGTTAGAGACAATTTTATCTGCCCACCCCCATGTCCTTAATCACAATACTGAAACCGTCCCCAGATTATATAAACGCACACGTCCTCAGGGAGATTACCAGCGCACAATGGAACTGCTGCGACTTACCAAAGAATTAGCACCGTGGGTATATACCAAATCGGGTCTAATGGTAGGGCTAGGCGAAACCGAGACTGAGGTAATTGAGGTGATGCAAGACTTAAGACAGATTGACTGTGATATTTTGACCATTGGGCAGTATTTACAGCCGTCCCAGAAACACCTCAATGTGCAAGAATTTGTGCATCCCGATCGCTTTGCAAGTTGGCAAAAAGTAGGTGAAGAAATGGGATTTTTACAGGTTGTCTCTTCGCCCTTAACTCGGAGTTCTTACCATGCTGAGGAAGTAGAAAAGTTAATGCAACTCTATCCACGCTAA
- a CDS encoding aldehyde oxygenase (deformylating): protein MIGQIFAAFADENIDIDYRSDTYRDAYSRINAIVIEGEQEAHDNYLQLGELLPELKTELAGLAKMENRHKKGFEACGRNLSVIPDMQFAKEFFNALHGNFQKAFAITDVVTCLLIQSLIIECFAIAAYNIYIPVADDFARKITEGVVKDEYLHLNFGEVWLQENFETAKNQLEIANRQNLPLVWKMLNQVAKDAKVLGMEKDALVEDFMIQYGESLGKIGFNTREIMKMSAMGLVAA, encoded by the coding sequence ATGATAGGTCAAATATTTGCAGCATTTGCAGATGAAAATATTGATATAGATTATCGTTCTGACACCTATCGTGATGCCTACAGCAGAATTAATGCGATCGTGATTGAAGGCGAGCAAGAGGCACATGATAACTATCTGCAACTGGGGGAGTTATTACCTGAACTGAAAACAGAGTTAGCAGGGTTGGCAAAAATGGAGAATCGCCACAAGAAGGGATTTGAAGCATGTGGGCGTAATCTCAGTGTAATTCCAGATATGCAGTTTGCTAAGGAGTTTTTTAATGCTTTGCATGGGAACTTTCAAAAAGCATTTGCGATTACCGATGTTGTTACTTGTCTTTTGATTCAATCTTTAATTATTGAGTGCTTTGCGATCGCTGCCTATAATATCTATATTCCCGTTGCCGATGACTTTGCCCGTAAAATTACCGAAGGTGTAGTTAAAGATGAATATTTGCACCTGAATTTTGGGGAAGTTTGGCTCCAAGAAAACTTTGAAACCGCTAAAAATCAATTAGAAATAGCTAACAGGCAAAACCTACCCCTAGTTTGGAAGATGCTGAATCAAGTAGCAAAGGATGCCAAAGTCTTAGGGATGGAAAAAGATGCCCTGGTAGAAGATTTTATGATTCAATATGGCGAAAGTCTGGGTAAGATTGGCTTTAACACCCGTGAAATCATGAAAATGTCGGCTATGGGTTTAGTTGCTGCTTAA